CATACGGGGTAGTTTCTATATTCATCACTGGTGAAATAAAATTTCAGTGATTGCTTTTCCAAATTTGTCACTTGTTTGGAATATTTACTATACCTTTTTCGTCTTACTCTCAGTTTCAATTTCTCCGTACTACTTCTAAGCCACTTAAATCTACTTTGGTGGAAATATTTTTGATCTAGTGCAATGAACTTGAATATCGTGTATCCTCTATTACATATACTCTTAAACACTGTTTGATTAGCATATGCAACTTTGCCGTTTATTTTGAACTAATGAACTAATCAATGTTAAGTCCGATGACAATATTATTCTTGTCGTATCATCAATAGGAGCTGAATACCATGCAAGATCAAATATGTGAAACTTACATAAacagctaccttttaatagcttctaacaatttatagctattttttctatatttacaaatcgtagctaatttttgttgtatttagttgtatttcgcgtttttgaaatataGGGAAATACAAAATTTGGGAGAgttcgcatttttgaaatacactgaaatacaaaatctggcagagtaaaaataggttgtatttatggaatagattctcttctttcattttaaatggtaagtcaaattaaatcaaccatgtatgacgcataactgttgaagttccataacaacccacgtttctctctccaaattactcaattccaaacttttagaaatacttccaaatacaaaaaaatatacactgaaatacaatgaaatatggttgattgtttaagaaatataaaattgtagtatgtgtatgtacaatggaatacaatgaaatatatcagaaactgtttcataaattagaaatacattgaaatacaacgaaatatactgaaatatatTTCCCAAGATTtttcatttcactatttctaacCACCATCAATCATAGCTGTCCAACCAACATTATCCTTGGTAGAAACAAGACGAAATTCATCCATTGCCTTATTCACCAACCCATGATCAAGATAACATGATATCATAACAGTAGAGGCAACAATATATCTTTGAGACATTTCATCAAACACCTTCTTCGCATCATTATATCTCTGAGTGTCATACTTACTTGAAAAGATTGTAACTTGAGCATATGCATATCTTAacgagaaggaaaaaaaaaatattaacagGATTTGCAGGGCCTCAACTTCAATAGCTTCCTTAAATAACTCAATAGCTTCCTTAAACTTCCCAAAATCAATATAACCCGTCATTATCGCGGTCCAAGAAACAACATTCTTCTCAAGAATATCATCAAACACTTGGTGTGCATCCTCTAAAAACCCACACTTTGCATAAAAACAAACCAACCCAGTATTCACGAAAACATCATTATCAAATTcacatttcatcacaatcacatgAGTCTTAACACCAGTAATAAAATCTGATAATCTCGCACAAGATTTCAACAAAAATGGAAATGTAAAATTATTCGGCAAAAAGTAGGGTGATGTAAATGCGACTCAAATCTGGCATCACCGACGGCAAGAGCAGCCTTAGTTGCGGTGGCGCTAAGGAGATGTCGGAGCCAAGGCGGCAGTGAGGGGAAAGGGAAagaggagagagaatttttttagGATCTGGAGAAGATAAtaaatgtgtagtgagggagaataAATTGGTACATATATTTCAAAAGTTATTGGAttagttatgaaatgtaattttgaaaaaataaagctacaaaaattaaataaaaaaataatgcaGTTATTATTTATAAATAAGTCTTACaggtagctatgacaagtaaaaatTCCATCAAATATAGAATAAGGGCAAATCACCTTTATAAATGTTGGGAGGCCCACATGTCCATGTCATTCGGTTGAAAAATGTTGTTGGGTTGGATCCACTAATGAGGAGTGTTAATTAGGGCCTGTTTGTCCATAGATatcaaaaaaatttttttttttttgggaattttggagttgaagttagagttgtgtttggtcataatttttgaaattatagtttttgttgaaatgtaattgtaaaaaagtgaatttttttgaaaaacaagttttttttttttgtttttggaattccggaatacaacttcaagttgtattcgaaattcttatggccaaacgctgaaaagtgaaaaaaatgaataattcttaCGGTCAAACGCCCACTTAGTCTATTAGTTTGTCTTCCTTCTAATTAACGTTACTTATGATATATGAATACACTATCATTGGTATTTGAAAAGACACAATTGGTTGAAGTAGACGCATCCTTGATGGGTCATGAATCTTCTTGCTTCTTCTCTCAGCAGCAATTTTAGCAGATTCTCCTGCAATTGGAAGTTGTTGTTGTGAAAATCTCAAAGAGAAACTAGGACCATCATAAACATGAGAACTACCTCGAGTATTCCTGCTTGGAGTATCTCTTTCCGCCATTAAAATGGAGAATTAGATCTTGTTTTAAACACTCTAACAATGGCTGAAAACAGAAAAAAATGGAAtgaaaagaaacaaagaaaacgatgaaatataagaataaatatagagaaatacaacaaagaaagtaaaaaaattctaataaattATCAAAATTCGTTACCTACACTGTGTGGGTAACGATTAAGGAAGATGGAATCGTGCTAATAATGATGATAGATAATGGGCGTATAATACAGTTGAAGATATtgaagatgggagagaaattaatTTGAAAATAGAAGAGATTGGGAGTTATTGGGGAACATGGGCCGTAAGTTTAGGGGAAATACAGAGACGCTTGTAGATCAGTTACAACTGgtaattttaaaattaatttaaggtattaaaaataaataaaataaaaggtagctattattaataaataagtcttagaggtagttatgtCCAGTAAAttttccttattattattattattattattatagccCAACAAGTTTTGGGAAATTTACGTCGTCTGCTCATGCTAGTTCACATTCTGTATACCTTCATGTCAGCAATATACTTTAAATTGTATACAACATATTGCAATAATATATTTCAACTGCATACGGGGTAGTTTCTATATTCATCACTGGTGAAATAAAATTTCAGTGATTGATTTTCCAAATTTGTCACTTGTTTGGAATATTTACCATACCTTTTTCGTCTTACTCTCAGTTTCAATTTCTCCGTACTACTTCTAAGCCACTTAAATCTACTTTGGTGGAAATATTTTAGATCTAGTGCAATGAACTTGAATATCGTATATCCTCTATTACATATATTCTTAAACACTGTTTGATTAGCATATGCAACTTTGCCGTTTATTTTGAACTAATGAACTAATCAATGTTAAGTCCGATGACAATATTATTCTTGTCGTATCATCAATGGGAGCTGAATACCATGCAAGATCAAATATAGAATAAGAGCAAATCACCTTTATAAATGTTGGGAGGCCCACATGTCCATGTCATTCGGTTGAAAAATGTTGTTGGGTTGGATCCACTAATGAGGAGTGTTAATTAGGGCTTGTTTGTCTAtagatacttaaaaaaaaaataatcattttttttggaaatttggagttggagttggagttggagttgtgtttgacaataatttttgaaattatagtttttgttgaaatgtagttgtaaaaaagtgaaaaaagtgaatttttttgaaaaacaagtttttttttttgttttcggaattccggaatacaacttcaagttgtattcgaaattcttatggccaaacgctgaaaagtaaaaaaagtggaaaaaaattcggaataaagtgaataattcttacgGCCAAACGCCCAGTTAGTCTATTAGTTTGTCTTCCTTCTAATTAACGTTACTTATGATATATGAATACACTATCATTGGTATTTGAAAAGACACAAATTTTCCACAAAGATATGTAGGCTCGGGTCTGCAATTTGCAGAgagtaaaaaaaattaaatcttaGATGACGATTTTTAGGTCGTGAAAAAATGCAGTTCATCAGTTTCTAACAATCGGTGAATCAAGTCGTAATTACTACGTAGCTGTTTTCATAAAGAGAAACATGTAATTCTCCTAAGCTACTATTTCACATTGAAATACTACACATCCCATGTCATCATTTAAAAAAACAATGCAATTTTGTCtaaatttttttttgcttatagaAACAAATGGAATTAGCAACGATTAAAAACATACTTGGGCGATGTAAAAGGAAAAATCATAAGAAAATAGTACATCGCAAAAAATGGTGCCGGATTAATTCAACAAGTTTCGAATAAGTATAATTACACGCATGCACATATAAGCACATTTTTTATATAGATTTTTTCACGTACGTTTCCTCATAATGTAAGTTAAAAATAATAGATGCGATCGTACCTACTATTATATACTTTATAATCGAACGTTGATATGTAAATAATTAGCGAGTACAGAAACGTATAAAGATAGCAGTTGGGATGTCATTAAAAGTCACGAATGGTTTAAGGAATTGATTCGGAAAGATCATATCTTTGGGAAAATTAAGTAGTGATTTAACATTAAATCTCTGGCAAGATTACGTGAAAGCAACCTTCCACTCccatttccttctttcttttctcggaaaaaaaaaataggaaaagaaaATAATCCTCCACAGTTATGCTGACTCATTTAGATAGATCCAAATGTTCAAAATTTGTACTCTGTTAATAGTTGAAGTTATGTAAGCGCTGTGTCCTCAAAATGTCCGGTCTTATATTTTATTGtccatgctaaataaaatttttaaaaaatgacCTTAACTTGAAAAAATTCTTGGGAAGAATTTTTGTTGCTCATCAGGCATATATGTTCTAACTTTCACCTATAAGGCAAAATTGTGATCAATTGAGCAATTCACTGTCTTGAAATATCCTAAACTCCTGGCTTATACGTAAGAGCTAGAAGTTATGCCTAATGGATAATAAAAGTTTTGCTCTGTTGCCCATTAAGCATAAGTTTCAGCTCTTGCCTATGAACTTCTGCCGTATAGACAAAACTAATTTATGTCCTATGGGCAACAAAAGCTTTGTCtagcgaatttttttaaaattgaggctttttaaaaaacaattattAAACGGGGCCAAAAAATCTAGACCACCCCTTATGGAGGTCATTTGTGAACTTCACCCGCATAtttctatttttataaaaataaaaaattaaatatactTTAATTTACTAACGGCGGAAGCTCCAATAAATTAAATAGGCCTATTGTATGAGGAAAACTGGTCAAATTTGCTCTTGAATTTTGCAAAATGGTCCAAATTTTCCCCTAAAAgcgaaattatgcaaatttcatttttttctcaGCCACCATCCCTCATTGCTCTAGCAATTGATTCTTTCCACTCTCAAAAGCACCACTTAAAAATTATTGTTACTTCACCACTAGTTCACCTCAATAACACTCACAAAAATTCCACATTAGAACAATCTTTCTTACCCTTCATGTTACTATTTTTTTCTATCACTATTTTTATCTCTActgtaatgtcacgacccatgccggtgagtcgtgacgagtgcttgATCCCTAATGACCAAACACCCATATACTCATACATGGATAACAAGGGCCCACAAATCATTCACTCTAAACTAtactgactcatgaaaggatgacatcatgaactatatatatatatatatatatatatactgaaagaacagtgcaagccgactaggccactacatatgctgtacacaaaagaataggagccgacaaggctacatcatctgtcaaatatatacaactgtctacagacctctaacggaatagaaaactgtagaaaggacgggacagagccccgtcatacctatatgcatatacatctcaaaagaatggcataccaaaatagactgcaggtccggatcaaatggagcgcaccaaCTACTGCTGAGTGAAGGCCCTATTGAGCGGGACCACCTGTCTGTcaacctgtacctgcgggcatgaacgcagccccccaagcaataagggagtcagtacggacaatgtactgagtatgtaaggcataagaacatcaagtacataagaatcatgagaaacatttgaAATAGGAAAGCTAAATCTCcatatctgaatgcatctgtaactGAACATCTGGAATATCCATGTAACATGAAAGTGCCTCgcagggcgtatgatatgcataggccataatataactgttagtgccgaggaacgtacggcccaatccgtATATCATAGGTTAGTGTCGAAGAACgtgcggcccgatccatatatcatcatataggtatcgctgcagaacgtgcagcccgatccatatatcatcatctctgtgcaccagctgatcaggtggtaatgcgtatataacgcctatccctttttcccataccccatatacatataatatacgcgaatataacgccttctggtcataggtcaatgtgcgtatatatataaattaatgcAATGCATGAACAAACTGGATACATAGAattctcggagtgacataaggtcatgctATCTTTGATaaacatcttttgagctaacagcGTTAATATAAGAAATATCAAGacctatgaacagaaggaatagtCATagcggggtataggaacatcaaaactgaagtacttctaatgcttctaagagtagagtaatatgaaagctcgTTTACTCGATGGTTGGTTCATATCTTAAGATCATGCCAAactgaaagaaaggttagccttaacataccttaacgtctcctcTTAACGCTCTCCTTCCACGTTCGCAaggtctacattcaaaaggatcatactaaggttaagtcttgaaacaCTCTCAAGTCAAAACTAGCGTACTTTAAAGAATTAGCGAAATTTGAGCAGCATGCCccttattttatcaacttcctCTAAATCATAAAACAACCCCCAATCAACAATAACATTATCATCCATTCCATAATCAAGAGACTTCATTTGATGCCCAAAACTACTTTTCATAATCAATACATAACAACAATTTTAATACAATCTTATACCCACTCGTGTACCACCCTTCCTCATCCTCATTACTAGCAtacatagcaagattatactcaaaatACCCAACAATAACAACTCAAGTCAATTTATTACTCAAATATTATCAAACCCTCACTTGAACTTCCTCTTTTACTTCCTTTTCTcaatcaagttgttcaacaactaggtattcttaataacatggaaataagtataaaaacttaccttagtcatacaagagcaagcTTTGAATCAAATCatccacttgagtgaaaccccaacttcaacaccaaaggaaatcttgGGTTTTaccaaccctagtgagcctctcaacacttaatttccttgattgcTAGCCTCTTGATCCTTAATTTCACTTGGGTTTTGTTTAGATAGGGCTAAAGGAAGTTTCTAGAGCTCTCATGGAGTTGGGAAATGATGggaatgaattaaaatgaaggagggTCGAGTATACATTAAAATTAAAAACTGGGCCGACTCGGTTTTACGGtcaactatacggaccgtaaaaatttatacggtccgtataattggaccgtaaaacCTGACCAGTGACTTCCCAATTCTGGAATCACTTTACACTGGGGgccggccaattatacggtccgtaaaatctgACCAGTGGTTCACCCTCTCTGGAACTAGTTTACGGTGGAACTCAGCCAGTTATATGCTCCGTAaagcagtatacggtccgtataacaggcCGTAAAAATCCACTTTCCCTGAAACCCTTTCTCTTCAATTTGCTCAACTTTTAATCCGTCCAATACTGTTAAATATGAACTTAACTCTTTATAACTGTGAGGTAAACTTGTCTAATCTTATTTAACCTTGATAAACCCCATGTCCAAGATTAGAACCACTAATGCACGACGAATCTCAAGGTACAAAACCACAAGACGTAACATGTAAGATCATTGATCATCATCACTTTGATAGCAATAACATTGCTGCAAATAATCTAGAAGCTATATAATGTATATAGCCTTTTTATTTTAGTAATAGAAGGTTGATGTGAAATTTTGGCATATAGCCTTTTTATCCTTTAACAGAAATAACTTCAATGGCTTCAAGTCAACTACCAATAAGTAATATTTACAAAAGATATGATATTACTAATATGGGACTTTATTTCAGAACATTCCGTAGATTTCGTCTAAATGCAAAATAGAGAAATATTCACCACTTTTGCTGATTATCTGCAAATCTTGTCTGCTCTAAAACAAATCTTTTCTGAAGCCCCACAAtgatatagtttttttttttccttttaaaaaaaccaaaaataaaatctCAATCAATGAGATTTCAAAAAATCTCTcacttttatttcttaaaataataataatctaGGGCTGAAGTCAATTGGCCGGTGTAATAGACTTATCTCAATCGATATCCTACAAATACTGCTTTCAAATATTGTACATCAATTAGTGTTTATTTAAAGACAAATTGCTATTTAAGACGGTGAGGCTCTAAACAATACGCTGCATGCTATAATGCAAGTGAAAATAGGAGGAAATTAAAGTTGTCATTCAGTTTTTAGAGCTGTTTATTGTTTAATTTCTCAATCTACTTTTTATTCTAGAACTCACCCATAAACATAATAATTCATCGCTAGCTGGAAGCTCGTAACTTTTATGTGAAATGTAATCTACATGTTTTTTCCTCTGCATCTGGTATTCAAAATTCACTGATTGACTAATTCGTAGAATTCGCTAAAGGAAAGTGATAGCTCCT
The sequence above is a segment of the Lycium barbarum isolate Lr01 chromosome 6, ASM1917538v2, whole genome shotgun sequence genome. Coding sequences within it:
- the LOC132600307 gene encoding pentatricopeptide repeat-containing protein ELI1, chloroplastic-like encodes the protein MAERDTPSRNTRGSSHVYDGPSFSLRFSQQQLPIAGESAKIAAERRSKKIHDPSRMHFITGVKTHVIVMKCEFDNDVFVNTGLVCFYAKCGFLEDAHQVFDDILEKNVVSWTAIMTGYIDFGKFKEAIELFKEAIEVEALQILLIFFFSFSLRYAYAQVTIFSSKYDTQRYNDAKKVFDEMSQRYIVASTVMISCYLDHGLVNKAMDEFRLVSTKDNVGWTAMIDGG